Proteins from one Buchnera aphidicola (Kurisakia onigurumii) genomic window:
- a CDS encoding pseudouridine synthase, with amino-acid sequence MNIERVQKFLSSQGFGSRRKIEKMILSEKIYINNKKIFLGDKIDTNKKNIIKLNNVLINCTLNRNFITRVLLYNKPQKEISTSIESDMRKTIFSNLPKMYNSRWISVGRLDFNTEGIIFFTNNGELANRLMHPKYKISRKYLVKVYGNININKINKLKKGVLLNNKIALFQKIEYFYENKNFNKWFIVTLSEGRNREVKRLWNSVGISVSKLIRLQYAGFSIPNKLLPGCWIELNKNEVVKLLKKVNL; translated from the coding sequence ATGAATATTGAAAGAGTGCAAAAATTTTTATCTAGTCAAGGTTTTGGTTCACGTAGAAAAATAGAGAAAATGATTTTGTCAGAAAAAATATATATAAATAATAAAAAAATATTTTTAGGAGATAAAATTGATACAAATAAAAAAAATATTATTAAATTAAATAATGTTTTAATAAATTGTACATTAAATAGAAATTTTATTACACGTGTTTTATTATATAATAAACCTCAAAAAGAAATTTCTACATCTATAGAATCAGATATGAGAAAAACAATTTTTAGCAATTTACCTAAAATGTATAATTCAAGATGGATTTCTGTTGGTCGTTTAGATTTTAATACAGAAGGCATTATTTTTTTTACGAATAATGGAGAATTGGCTAATCGTTTAATGCATCCAAAATATAAAATTAGTAGAAAATATTTGGTAAAAGTATATGGAAATATTAATATCAATAAGATAAATAAATTAAAAAAAGGAGTTTTATTAAATAATAAAATTGCATTATTTCAAAAAATTGAATATTTTTATGAAAATAAAAATTTTAATAAATGGTTTATAGTCACTTTATCTGAAGGTAGAAATAGAGAAGTAAAACGTTTATGGAACTCTGTAGGAATTTCTGTCAGTAAATTAATTCGTTTACAATATGCAGGTTTTTCAATTCCTAATAAATTACTTCCTGGTTGTTGGATAGAATTAAATAAAAACGAAGTAGTAAAATTATTAAAAAAAGTAAATTTATAA